GGTCCTTAGCTTGCTCCTCAGTAAGCAGCTTGAAAGCGTCGGGGTTTGAGGGAGAGTATGGGATCAATTTGCTGAGTTCCGCTTGAGGCTCAGGTCGTGATGCGAACTCTATGAACTTGAGAGCGTTCTGGACGTTCTTCGCCCCCTTAGGGATTCCCCAGTAGTCAGCAGCAACGAGACCTTGGTTCCAATCGTAGTCAACTGGCGCTCCCTGCGCCTTCAGCTGCGCAATGCGCCCTTGGGACGCCATACCGAAGTCGGCTTCGCCATCAACAATTGCTTGGGGAGCCATGGCACCCGTCGTTTGCCATTTCACGACATGCGGCTTTATGTTGGAAAGACTACGATAGGAGCGCTCCAGATCGAGCGGATACAGCTGCTGGGGTTGAACTCCATCCGCCAATAGCGCGAACTCGTTCGGGCGTACGACATAGGTACCTGACGGCATAATTCTCGGACCGGGAAATTTTTTGACATCCCAAACCTCAGCCCAACTCCGCGGATGCTTGCCGGTCGGGTATCGCTTCGTATTGAATGCGATGACGTTTGAATAGAACAGCGCCCCAACCCCGTAAGGATGCACTACGCGCCCGTCCACTCTCGCGATAATGTTTTTATCGATGGCGCTATAGTCGATCTTCTCAAGGAGATTGTTCTCCGCCAGTACCAGGAAGTCTGCAGGCGTAAACTCAGCCACATCCCATTCGATGTTGCCGCTCATATTCATCGTGCGCACTTTCGCGAGCGAAGGTCCCGTCGCTTCCACTACCTTTATGCCGGTAGACTTTTCAAATGGCTCAAAGAGCGCTTTTCGCTGGGCATCTTGAAACTGACCGCCAAACGAAGCGATCACCACGGTGCCGGAGCTCTGAGCCCGCGCCCGACCAATGCTTGCGAGAGCTGCACCCACTGCAAGACCTGTCGTGAACGAGCGCCGCGTCAAATTCTGTCCCATAATCTTCCTCCCTGTTTTTTGTTAGTTCCGGCATTCGCCGATCGAGTTCATCGGCACGAAGACCACAGCGTCATCGGGTCTCCAGCCGACTATTGTGGCGTCTCCGACACGCAACCGAGGCTGATGCCGTACGTTCCGGATTCTCGCTACCAAAGTGTCTTGGCGCGAAATTCGGATCACATACTTGATTGAGTCTCCGGCATAGGTGACGTTCTCAATCACGCCATCAAACCGGTTCGCAACATCACCGACTTCTTGCCCCAAGAGAATCCGTTCTGGACGCACTACCAATGCTGCTGCGCTTGCATCATGCCGGTCGCGTTTCTTGCCAATGCATTCGATCCCCCCAGCGGTTACGATCGTGCAAGTCTCCCCAGCTGCGGTGCGGACCGCCCCCACAAGGCAATTTGAGTCACCCACAAAATCCGCAACGAATGGCGTGGCCGGATATTGGTAGAGCTCTTCAGGAGCACCAATCTGCTCAAGTTCACCGTTGCTCATGACCGCGATTCGATCAGATATGGTCAGCGCCTCTTCCTGGTCATGGGTGACCATGATCGTCGTTATCCCAAGCTGCCGTTGAAGTCTTTTCAACTCGGCTTGCATGCTTTCACGCAACTTGCGATCGAGCGCGCCTAAAGGCTCATCAAGCAGAAGAACAGGAGGGTCAAAAACAACCGCGCGCGCGAATGCAACCCGTTGTTGTTGGCCGCCGCTCAGCTGAGACGGTAGCCTTTCGCCAAAGGCGGGCAACTCGACCAGTTCGAGCACACGCCGAACCCGTACGCGGACCTCGTTCTCGGGGACGCCTCTCATCCTCAGGGGGAACGCCACGTTGTCTTCAACCGACATATGCGGGAAAAGCGCTAGATGCTGAAACACAACCCCGATATTGCGACGATTGGGCGGTAGGTGATCTATACGGGTTTCATCAATTAGGATTGCGCCGGAGCTTAGATCAGTAAACCCGGCGATCGCCATCATCATCGTCGTCTTTCCTGAGCCGCTTGGCCCTAACAGCGTCAGGAACTCGCCTGGATTGACTGTTAAAGTGACGTCTTTCAGCGCCACGAAATCACCATAGAATTTGGAGACGACCCTAACCTCGACGCTTTTACCAAGGCCTCGTGGTTCTATGCTTGGACATGAGGAGGTGCCTAACTCTGGCATCGAATATTCGAGAGTGGGAGTTATTTGGCTAGACACAGGAGCCTCCTTTATTAATTTGGGGGCCACTCGCCCGATGGTGCACGATTTCCATTGGGATCGATGCTCTAGCTGGGGCGAATAATGCTTCACGGGCGCGCATGACCGAGATGACGTGCTCCCTTGCCGAACGGAGATGCACCCGGATCACCTCCGCCGCCTCCTGCCCCCGGCCAGTGTCGACCAAGTCGACGATTAGCCTATGCTCGCGATGCGAGGTCGCAGAAGCCTCCTCGCTCTCATTGAGAACTTCCATCCAGACAAAGGTCAGCATCTGGTCCAACAGCCGGTCGAGGGCCTGTTGTATTGCTCTATTGCCGCTCGAACGGGCGAGAACCTGATGAATAGTCAGCCCTAAGCGGACCTCTTCACCTTTGCGTGCCGGATTAGCCTGCAATTTTTCAATTTGCAGCAGGATGTCGCGAAGCTCTTGAATATCGGTCGGCTGGACATTCGCAGCTGCGAGTTGGATCGAACCCACCTCTAAGATCTCTCGGAGGTGATAGAGGTCCGCAACTCGCCGTGAATCCGCATTGACGACGTAGAACCCTCTCTCGCGGTTATCGACGATCCCGATCTCAACTAAGCGGCCCAACGCTTCCCGGACGGGAGTACGACTCACTCCCAGATCGCGGGCCAGAGCCCGATCGACGAGTTTCATTCCTGGTCGTAGTTCGTTGCTGATGATCATCGTCCTAAGTCGATCGAGGATGACGTCGCTCAATTGGCGCTCGCTCATTATTGCATTCCTTTTGGTATTCCATTTTAAATGCCATAATTCTCGCATTTGGTCAAGTTCAGTTTTTATCGGGTCGACCGGGTAATCAACTTTCTAGTTGCTGGACCTCGCGACAGCCCGTCCGTGCGGCTGAATCGGGTGTCCGCGCTATGTCCTCTGGCACCTTTGGAGCTACTCTATCCGCGGCCTTTATACCAATGGAACGATGCCTTGACACACAACGGGATGACTGCTAGCCGGACAGAGGTATTCCAAATGACATTCCGAGAATATAATGAGCGACGCCCAGATCGGAACAGCTGTACTCAACACACTGCGCAATATGATTCTGCGCCACGAACTTCGCCCGGGTGAAAAGCTGGTCGATCGCACGTTAGCTGCCCGGTTGCGAGCCAGTCGCACGCCAGTTCGTGAGGCATTTGGGAGGCTGGAAGAACTAGGTCTGGTTGAGAAACGCGACCGCGGCTACTTCGTTGTAGAAATGAGTTCTTCGCGAGCTTTCGACCTTTACCAGCTTCGAGAGATACTTGAGGTCGCGGCTGTTCATCTGGCCGCTGAAAAAGCCACAGAAACCGAACTCCAGGAATTCCGGGATATCGTCGGACAAGTGAACCATTTCCGAACTTTACCGGGGCGGCGTGCAGACGAGGTTAGGATTGGGATGACCCTTCATGAATCAATCGCTCGTGTCAGCGGAAATAAGGAACTACACCAAGCCGTCGTTCGTATTTTAAGCCAGATGGTTACCTTCATGTGGATCGAGGTCTTGCATGAACCTGAAGGTGCGTCAGCGGGTTCGCAAGATGAGCACGAGCGGATTGTCAAGTACATCGAGATGAAAGACGGATTCAACGCGGCCGAGGTTATGCGTTCGCACATTCGGGCCGGCAGGGAACGCCTTACGACGGTTCTGCGGGCACGAGAGGCTCAATCGAACTTTGTCTTGCCCGTCGGCTATGGCCTGTCCGGACTATCCAAGCAGCAGCGATGATAGAAGGCAGAGGCAAGGGCACCGGCTCATACGTTCGGCACTAAGGCTAAAGTACTCCGCGCGTGGGCTATTCAGGCAAGTGTGGCTTTGCATTTTGGCGACTGCCCTTAGAAACTCTCAGCCAACCACGGCTGCAAGTTGCGACGATCAGCACAGCATAATGGACTGATAAATTCGTGAGCCTGCGTATTCGAGGTGCAAACCGTATGCGAAGAATGTAAACTCGCAGACAATAGTTGCGATGCCATCATGCTTGCGGACCACGCGCGTTAATATCGTCTTTATCGGTTAGCGCATCCGCGACACTGATTCTCCCGTCTTCCACCATCATGTAGTCGTACAACTTCGTGCCTTCCTCGACCGCCAGTCTCGAAGGCCCTTGATGCCAGGATATTCATGATACTCGCATCCTGGTATCGCGAGTCGTAGAAAGGTGCGCTATGGCTTGAGCCACCGCGTCTCGCCGGGCGCTCGGCGGCGTCACAGTGCGCCGCCTGCAACCAGGCTCAAATAACGAGATCCCGCGCTCCGAGCATCACTTAAACGCTATACCAAGCGCGCTTAAAAACTCGAGCATGATGTCATTGACCGCACGCTGGCGCAAAATCCGCGCTTCTCTGATTTCCGTGTCGTCTGCAGCACCTTCAATTTCGAACTGCGCGACGGCAACGTTGCCTTCGCGCAGGTAGCCTTCGTCTGGCTCCGGATCGCAAAATCGGGTGAGCAATAGCGTCAGGGCACGTTCGATGACCTCCCGGTCGTTGCCTTTCAGAGCCTCTTGGAATTTGGCGATTGCACCGATGAGCCTGCCTTCTCCGTGTTCGAGGCAGTAGACGAGATCGTGCGCATCTTTGCGCTCACGACGGTGATCAAAGGCAAATGCCTTGAGACATGTGAATGCCACGATATCGGCGTAGGGGATGGATTCTGTCGAGCGGCCTTTTTCACCCAACAGATCAGCGGTGACTTCCATCCGATCGTGGTGCCCGAACACGAGCGACGCGTGAGGGATATTCACCGCAGAAACATTTCCCTCCGTCGGCAGTTCCTGTAATGCGCCACCCAGCAGCTTCGGATCGTCTGCCAAGAACTCCAGGATGACGAGAATACCGTGCTCGGTCATAGTCTGCCAACGCCAGTTGACCTTATTGCCCTTGTCATTTTGCGCTCGCTCGAAGCCCATTTTTTTGAGGTTCTGCTCGAGCGTCCGGTATGCCTCTGTGTCGGCAAGGATCGACAGATCGACAACGACATCTATATCGCCGGTTCCCGCATGAGGCGGGACGTCAGGCGGCCGCTTGGTGACGATGTAGCGCGGTGCCAGCCCACCGACCAGAAAGACGGAGTCCCGCCAAGGGCCGAGACCGCTGAAGAGCGTAACCAGGACGCGCTCGCAGTCGCGGGTAACATCGGCACTGTATTCAGTCAGTATCTGAGGCTTTGTCATTCGGGTACCGCGAGCTTTGTCAGCCGAAGATGTTCGGCCAGCTCCTTTGAGCGACCGCTGCCGAGCTGCAGGAGGTCGAGATAGGTTTGAAGTGGATCCGTGACCCAGACATGACCGACCCGTTGGCGAAACATAAAGTCGTGGCGTGGATTAGAGTCTATAACTCCCAGATTCCAGCCGTCTTTGACAGCCTTTGCTCCCAGGTTTCGGAGAAGGCTTTCGCCGCCATTATCGATGCGGCAATGGAGCTGGGATATCTTCGAGAGGTGCGGTGCATGGATCTGGCCGGCCATGAGCCCGGAAATTTCGTAGCGAACTCCCATCTCATCGCAGGTGCGGTCAATCTCATGGATCGCCTCATCGATTTTGGTCATCCGCATGTAGTACGAGCGAAGCGGCTTCGGCTTGATCGAAGCGACGTGGGAAGACCACTCGTCAAGCAGCGCGCGGGGATTGGAGAGTATTCTTTCCTTCGATGGACCGGCACCCTTGGAGCTCACCCATTCGCGGCGCTCTAGTTCGATAAGAACCTGAGATGCAGTTGTTGGAGATACGGATGCCCGCTCGGCCAGTTCATGCACACCGAACCACTGGTCCTTAAATGTCCAGACGGCATGGAGGGCCTGTGCGCGACTTCCAACGAACAGATTGTTAAGCGATCGAGCCTGCTGCTTCGAGGCTGGCTTTTCGACGAGAACAAAGAGATTGTCGGCCGAAAGATAGAGGCTCCCGCTACGATCGAAATAACCGATCTTTTCCTCTCGCAGGAGTGCACGCGCACCCCGGGAAATGGTATCGGCCATCAATAGGGGGAGAACTCTAAAATTGCCTGGCGGCATAGCGGCAATGAATTTCTTCAGCTGCCAGATTGCTTCCCTGACATCTCTTGGGAAAGCTGATTTTTTGACCTCGACAACAAGTTTGATAGGCGCATCAGAAAATCGTGCATCTATAAGGAAATCTGCGTGAGAGTTTCCCATCTGCGGCTCAAACCTCGGC
The sequence above is drawn from the Rhizobium binae genome and encodes:
- a CDS encoding nucleotidyltransferase family protein, encoding MTKPQILTEYSADVTRDCERVLVTLFSGLGPWRDSVFLVGGLAPRYIVTKRPPDVPPHAGTGDIDVVVDLSILADTEAYRTLEQNLKKMGFERAQNDKGNKVNWRWQTMTEHGILVILEFLADDPKLLGGALQELPTEGNVSAVNIPHASLVFGHHDRMEVTADLLGEKGRSTESIPYADIVAFTCLKAFAFDHRRERKDAHDLVYCLEHGEGRLIGAIAKFQEALKGNDREVIERALTLLLTRFCDPEPDEGYLREGNVAVAQFEIEGAADDTEIREARILRQRAVNDIMLEFLSALGIAFK
- a CDS encoding ABC transporter substrate-binding protein is translated as MGQNLTRRSFTTGLAVGAALASIGRARAQSSGTVVIASFGGQFQDAQRKALFEPFEKSTGIKVVEATGPSLAKVRTMNMSGNIEWDVAEFTPADFLVLAENNLLEKIDYSAIDKNIIARVDGRVVHPYGVGALFYSNVIAFNTKRYPTGKHPRSWAEVWDVKKFPGPRIMPSGTYVVRPNEFALLADGVQPQQLYPLDLERSYRSLSNIKPHVVKWQTTGAMAPQAIVDGEADFGMASQGRIAQLKAQGAPVDYDWNQGLVAADYWGIPKGAKNVQNALKFIEFASRPEPQAELSKLIPYSPSNPDAFKLLTEEQAKDLATAPDNLQKQVWLDAAWWAQKSNGKSNIERNIDMWNAWLQR
- a CDS encoding GntR family transcriptional regulator; this translates as MSERQLSDVILDRLRTMIISNELRPGMKLVDRALARDLGVSRTPVREALGRLVEIGIVDNRERGFYVVNADSRRVADLYHLREILEVGSIQLAAANVQPTDIQELRDILLQIEKLQANPARKGEEVRLGLTIHQVLARSSGNRAIQQALDRLLDQMLTFVWMEVLNESEEASATSHREHRLIVDLVDTGRGQEAAEVIRVHLRSAREHVISVMRAREALFAPARASIPMEIVHHRASGPQINKGGSCV
- a CDS encoding ABC transporter ATP-binding protein encodes the protein MALKDVTLTVNPGEFLTLLGPSGSGKTTMMMAIAGFTDLSSGAILIDETRIDHLPPNRRNIGVVFQHLALFPHMSVEDNVAFPLRMRGVPENEVRVRVRRVLELVELPAFGERLPSQLSGGQQQRVAFARAVVFDPPVLLLDEPLGALDRKLRESMQAELKRLQRQLGITTIMVTHDQEEALTISDRIAVMSNGELEQIGAPEELYQYPATPFVADFVGDSNCLVGAVRTAAGETCTIVTAGGIECIGKKRDRHDASAAALVVRPERILLGQEVGDVANRFDGVIENVTYAGDSIKYVIRISRQDTLVARIRNVRHQPRLRVGDATIVGWRPDDAVVFVPMNSIGECRN
- a CDS encoding GntR family transcriptional regulator, whose product is MSDAQIGTAVLNTLRNMILRHELRPGEKLVDRTLAARLRASRTPVREAFGRLEELGLVEKRDRGYFVVEMSSSRAFDLYQLREILEVAAVHLAAEKATETELQEFRDIVGQVNHFRTLPGRRADEVRIGMTLHESIARVSGNKELHQAVVRILSQMVTFMWIEVLHEPEGASAGSQDEHERIVKYIEMKDGFNAAEVMRSHIRAGRERLTTVLRAREAQSNFVLPVGYGLSGLSKQQR